GTGGCCTGGCGCATTAGTCCGAAAATTGAAGACATTCTGAAAAAGGGTGCAGGACTGGAAGGATTGAGCGATGAAGAAGCTGTCGCGCTTCTATCCCTGGAGTTGCATAGCAAAGAAGTCTACGCACTCATGGAGACGGCCAATGCCGTATCCCGTGAGCAATTCAAGGGAAAAGGCGAAAACCACTTTCATATCGGGCTCAATGCCGAGCCTTGTCCCTTCAACTGTCGTTTCTGTTCCCTTGCCAAAGAGGCTGGCATCTTTACCGGCAACGTTGAATTCACCCGGGAAGAAGTCGTCACATGGGCCAGAATGGCCGAATCTCAACATGCCGATGCCTTGAACCTTATGACAACAGGAACCTATGGTTTCAACCGATTGCTGGAGACTGGAAGCGTATTGAATAAGGAGGTCTCGACACCTCTGGTAGCCAATACAAGAGACATAAGTCATCGGGAAGGCGAAGCGCTCCTCAAGGCCGGCTTTGTTGGAGCATATCATGCGGTGCGGTTGGGTGAGGGCAGAGACACACCCTTTAAGATCGAAAAACGTATTCGTACCATCACTGTTTTTAAAGACGTGGGACTCCTTTGGATGAATTGCGTAGAACCCGTGGGTCCTGAACACGATTTTAGAGAAATTGCCTATCTCATGGTCTTGGCACGACAATATGGCGCCACTTACAGCGGGGTGATGCGGCGGATCAACTTCCCCGGATCGCCTTTTGAAAAAGAAGGCATGATCAGCGAACTGGA
This is a stretch of genomic DNA from Deltaproteobacteria bacterium. It encodes these proteins:
- a CDS encoding radical SAM protein, yielding MAWRISPKIEDILKKGAGLEGLSDEEAVALLSLELHSKEVYALMETANAVSREQFKGKGENHFHIGLNAEPCPFNCRFCSLAKEAGIFTGNVEFTREEVVTWARMAESQHADALNLMTTGTYGFNRLLETGSVLNKEVSTPLVANTRDISHREGEALLKAGFVGAYHAVRLGEGRDTPFKIEKRIRTITVFKDVGLLWMNCVEPVGPEHDFREIAYLMVLARQYGATYSGVMRRINFPGSPFEKEGMISELEMARMVAVSRLVMGDVPKAHCTHEPHSASLLAGANLFFPEVGASPRDARADTGEGRGKSLAACRQMFIEMGWDPDLPSNCFADKKKDRRYSQWARCM